CCCAGGCCCAGCTGATGGCTTCTTATTTGGAAGAGGAGCCCCAGAAGGTATACGAGAGAACGGAACGTCTGATTTATCGGGGATGGGAACCCCTTTTTAAGCACATTCGGCCCTTTCCGTATGTGCGGGAAACCCTGGTGGCGTTTAAAAAAGGGGGCTTGAAATTGGGGTTGTTATCCGATTTTCCTCCGGTACAAAAACTGCAGTATTTAGGCCTGTATGATTATTTTGATGTGATTCTCTGTTCCGAGGAGGTAGGAGCCTTGAAACCCGACCCTTTTCCTTTTCAGATTCTGGCGGAACGATTAGGCTGTTCTCCGCAGCAGATCTTGTATGTGGGGAACAGTGTGGCCTATGATGTACGGGGGGCGCAAAGGGCAGGGTTCTCTTCGGCCCTCATTGATCGAAGGTGGTGGGGCTTTTCCCGTTCCTGTGGAGCCCAGTTTATCTTTAGGGACTATCGTCAATTGCGTAGTTATGTGCTAAGGTAGTAGACAAATGTTATTCACCGTAGGAAACCTATTAACCCTGGGAATCGTTCTCATACTTATGGTCCTCTTCCGGCAGCTGGACCGAAACAACCGCTCCCTTGATAAGGTACGGAAGTACGGGGAACGGCTTAAGGAAGAACTGGCCGCTTTTGTGGCTCAGCGGGAAGCGGCGGTAAAGGATTACGCGGTAGAACTGGATGTGCAGCAGCGGGCTGCGAAGGAACTGCTGAAGCGCCTCGTGATCACCGAAGAGGAACTCGCGGCGAAGGCCGAGGCGGTGGCCCGGATTGATGAACGGATCGCCGGTTATGACGCATCCCTGGATGAACTTATCAAGATGACTGCCCGGGTTCAAGAGAATCTGAACCGCATCAAAGAAGAAGCCTCCTTCACTGAATCGGTGTATAAGCGTATTGGTGATGCCAAGCATCAACTGGATCAGATTCAAAAGGAGTTACAGGATCTGGTGCAACAGTTTGAGCGGGAAAACATGGCCGCCCTGGAACGGGTGGAAGAAACCATGGTGGCCAGTATCAGGACAACCCTGGCGGATGTGCAGACCACCGCGGAGACGCTGGAACAAAAGGTGGAAGACCATCGGGAAGCGATCCTTTCCATAGAAAAAAAACGGGCCGAAACGCTGGAACGGGATCAGCAGCGTATCGAATCTATGCTTAGACAGGCCCTGGAACAGGCAGAACGGGCCGCCGATACCCTGGAAGAGCAGGCCTTTGCGAAACTTAAAGAACAGGCCCTGGAACGGGTACGGAAATTCCAGGCCGCGGTGGAAGAAAAACTGCTCCAGTACCAGGAAGCCACCAAGACCCGACTGGCTGAGGTCCAGGGGATGATCCGGACCTTTAAGGACGAATGGAAAGAGGATGCGGCCGACCTGGAAGCAAAACAACGGACTGCCCGGGATGCCTGGAAAAAAGAAATGCAGGATCTTTCCGAGATTGCCCGGCAGCAACAGGAAAGCTGGAAGCAAAACATGCAACAGCTTTCGGCCCTGGCAAAGCAACAGAAAGAAGAGTGGAAAGAGGAATTGGCCAAGGGGCTCACAGAAGTTCGTGCTATTCACGCTGAAATAAAACAGGGAACCGAACAGATTAAACGGGAAACGGCCCAACAATTGGCGGGCCTCCGGGAAGAGCTTGCCCAGACCCATCGCCATGCTCTGGATGAGACAAACCAGCTTGTCAGCGAGTTGCGTAAGGCCGTACATGGTTCAACCCAGGAAAATCGGACGATGGTAGAAAGCCTGCTTGCCGAGTTCCAGCAAAAGACCCAGCAAACGATTCAGCAGAACCTTGAACAGGTGGAGGGTCTCCTGGAGGGGCTTCGTAAAAAAACGGAGGGAGCCGTTCAGGAGAATACCCGACAGGTGGAACAGCTCTTGGCAGAACTCCAGCAAAAAGCGGAGGCCCTTGCCCATCAAAATCTACAGGATATGGACCAACGGCTGCGGGAATACCAGGAAATTTTCCTTGCCCAGTTTGAAAAACTCCAGGCAAGCAGTGCCGAGGTAGAACGCCTGGAAGGGGAACTGCGGAAATTTATGGCCCAGACGGAAGGTCGGGTATTGCAAGATTTTGCTCAGTTTGAGCAAAAATCAGAGGCCCGCCGGCAAGAAACCCTTGCGCAGTTTGATGCGGCGGTAACCCAATTCAAAGGCCAGGTAGCAGAACTTGAACAGGAACTGGCCACCCTTAAGAGTAAGGCCTACGAAAATGTGTCTGAAAAATTGCAGGTCTTTGAGGACGATTTCTTTGCGGACCTGGCCAACCGCAGTCGGGCCATCGATAGTCGCCTTGCCGAATGGGAAGAAAAAATTGCGGCCGACCTATTGGCCATGGGAGAAGAAGGGCGAAAAGAGCGGCAAGAATTGGAGAACCAGTATACCGAGTACTACAAGAATCGTCTTGCAGAACAATCGAATCGGCTCCAGGAAGAGTTGGAACGCCTTAAACAACAGGCCGCAGCCTTTGAAGAAGGAATCCGGGAACAGATGGCTCAGGCTGATCAGTCCCTGCTTGCCTTTAAGGAACAGATGGCCCGGGACCTTGCGGAGGCCCGGGAGGCGGCAGCGGCGACCACCAAGGCCGAAATTGGGCGGCACAACCTTGCCATGACGGAGCTTCTTAAGACCACTCAGCGCGACATAGAGCAGAACCTGAAGAATCTCGAAAAGGATGTCCAGGAGCGCCTTGCGGCCCTTACCAGCGAGATTGAAAAAGAAGGCACCCAGTTGTCCGAATGGCAACTGCGCTTTAATAAGCAATTGCGGGACCTGGAGGCCATGGTTGAAGAGGCCCGCAAGCGTTCCCGGGAACTCCTTGCAGAAAGCGACGAGCGGCTTACGTCGGTCCGTTCTACCATTCAAGAGGCCCAGGAAGAGGCGGAACGGTATCAGAAAGAGCTTTTAGGGCGGACCGAAGAGCAGGTTAAGGGTCTGGGAGCGCTCCTTAAAGAAATGGACCGGCAGTTCAAGGATTTTGTGGAGCAGACCAAGCTCTTTGGAAAGGCGGAGGAACTGAAGCAAAGCCTGGAACAGCAGCTTGAGGACTTCCGGGTTGAATTGGATAAGCTGGACCAGCGGAAAGCAGAGGCCGCGGAACTGGAAGCCCAGTTTGTCAAGATTAAACGTCTCGAAGATGAAGTGAATGCCAAAATGACCCGGTTCCTGTCGGAGCGGCATCGGATCGAACTTATGGAGAGTGACTTTAAACGGCTGATCCAGACTGCCCAGGCGGTGGACGAAAAACTTGCCCAGGTCACCGCTTCTGATGACACCCTTCAGACTTTACAGGCCCAGCTTCGGCGCTTTGAAGATGCGATCAAAGACACGGAAGAAAAGTACCAGCGCCTGGAGAAGAAAAAACAGATCCTGGATCTTACCACCAGTGGGGTCGATCAGACCTTTGAATCCCTTAAGAACCTGGAAGAGCGGGCCAAGGCTATCGGGGGCGAAACAGAACGTCTTGCCACAGAGCTGTCGAAGGCCCGGCAGAGCATTGATCAGGTGCTTTCCCAGAAGGATCTCGTGCTTACGGTGGTGGACAAGATGGAGCACCTGGATAGCACCCTGGAAGAACTGGAAGCCAGGATCGAAAAACTGCAGACCGCCCGGGAATGGCTTGCCCGAACTGAGACGAGGCTGAATGAACTTACCAAGCAGGCCCAGGATCAGGTAAAACTCATGGGGACCCTGTTAAAGGGAGAAAGTAAACGGGGAAGTGGGGCCCCTAAAGATACGGGGGCCCCCGCGATCAGTGTCCGAGAGTCGGTGGTGCGCCTTGCCCAACAGGGGTGGACGGTGGAAGAAATTGCCCGGTCGGTAAAACTTTCCAAGGGCGAGGTAGAACTGATCCTGGAACTGGAAGGAAATCGGTAGCAAAGAAGAGGGCCGGCGTCTCCTCTTTATCGGGAACGCCTTACCCCGTGACGCTTACACCAGGGGCTAAGGGGGCAGCTACTACAGCGGGGGCTCTGGGGGGTGCAGACCCGCTGGCCAAAAAGGACAAGGAGTCGGTTGATCTCTTTCCAATACGTCCGGGGAAGGATGTGGCGGAGTATTTTCTCCGTTTCGTCGGGGGTTCGAGAAGAAAGGACCCCGAGGCGATTGCAGATTCGATGCACATGGGTATCCACACAGATAGCATCTTGCTCAAAGGCTTCGATGAGCACCAAATTCGCGGTTTTGCGACCGACCCCTGGTAAAGCAAGGAGTTCCTCCAGACTAGCAGGTACGAGGCCCCCATGGTGATGTACCAGAATCTGGGCAATACGTATGAGTGTCCGGGCCTTGGTGCGGTAGAAACCCGCCGGATAGAGCAGTTTTGCCACTTTTTCGATGGTTGTTGTATCGGCCAGAGGGGGTGGGGGCGCTTCTGCGCTTTTCTGTGGATCTGGTCCTTCTCTCTTTTTTGGGTTCCCTGCGGCGGTAACCAGAGCGTGCGGTGAAGGGAAAACCTCAAGAAATCGTCGAGCCACCGTGATGGTTACCTCATCTCGGGTGCGAAGACTGATGAGCGTAGCCACCAGCACCGCCCAGGGATCGGCTTTCTCTTGTTTTCGAAGGGCTGTTACGGAAGGATCGGTAGGACCGGAGGTTTCCTGCTGTTCTTTCCACATTCGCAGGGCCCTGAATGTCTCGTCCCACGGTAGGGGGGCAAAAGGTTGTTCGTCCTTTCTTAGTTGATCCATCTCTGTATCCACTGCTACAACTCAACCCCTGGCCCTGCGGAGGAAAGCTTACGGGGGACTCTATTTTTCTAAAAGACAGACTACCAGGGCCTCTACCGCATCGCCTGCTCCGATAGCATCGAGTTTTTCGTTGGTCTTGCCTTTTATAAAAACCGAGTTTACAGGAATACCCAAAACCGTGGCAAGAGAAGAGCGGATGGAATCCCGGTAGGGAAGAATTTTGGGTTTTTCGCAGGTTACTACCCCATCGATATTGAGAATTCGCCAGCCCTCTTTTTGTACTTTTCCCCAGGCCGTCTTTAGGAGTTCCATTGAATTAGCATCTTTCCAGCGTTCCTGAGTGGGGGGAAACAATTCTCCAATATCCCCGAGACCTGCTGCCCCTAACAGGGCGTCGGTAAGCGCATGGGCAAGGACATCCCCGTCGGAGTGGCCTAATTCACCCCGGTCGCTGGGAATTGCTATGCCCCCTACCAGAAAGGGGCGACCCGGCACAAGCCGGTGTACATCCTTGCCTAGTCCGATCCGTATCATGGCAGGTCCTCCGGAAAGGTGATCTTACGGTTAAGGGCAGACCCCGGGACGGTAGCAACGGGTCCCACAAAGGCGCCCCAGACTTCCGCGTCATCGGTAAATTCCCGATGGTGGTGTAGTTCTTCCTCTGCGGCCTGTTCGTGGGCCCGAAGAATTTCGGGGAACGCAAACCCCTGGGGCGTCTGGGCGGTAAC
The DNA window shown above is from Treponema sp. J25 and carries:
- the ispF gene encoding 2-C-methyl-D-erythritol 2,4-cyclodiphosphate synthase, with product MIRIGLGKDVHRLVPGRPFLVGGIAIPSDRGELGHSDGDVLAHALTDALLGAAGLGDIGELFPPTQERWKDANSMELLKTAWGKVQKEGWRILNIDGVVTCEKPKILPYRDSIRSSLATVLGIPVNSVFIKGKTNEKLDAIGAGDAVEALVVCLLEK
- a CDS encoding HAD family hydrolase, with product MEHHTSLQAVAFDLDGTLYPNGALYVRLIPFITRHFRLLQAMGKAREALRQRGKVDRFYETQAQLMASYLEEEPQKVYERTERLIYRGWEPLFKHIRPFPYVRETLVAFKKGGLKLGLLSDFPPVQKLQYLGLYDYFDVILCSEEVGALKPDPFPFQILAERLGCSPQQILYVGNSVAYDVRGAQRAGFSSALIDRRWWGFSRSCGAQFIFRDYRQLRSYVLR
- the nth gene encoding endonuclease III; translation: MDQLRKDEQPFAPLPWDETFRALRMWKEQQETSGPTDPSVTALRKQEKADPWAVLVATLISLRTRDEVTITVARRFLEVFPSPHALVTAAGNPKKREGPDPQKSAEAPPPPLADTTTIEKVAKLLYPAGFYRTKARTLIRIAQILVHHHGGLVPASLEELLALPGVGRKTANLVLIEAFEQDAICVDTHVHRICNRLGVLSSRTPDETEKILRHILPRTYWKEINRLLVLFGQRVCTPQSPRCSSCPLSPWCKRHGVRRSR